Proteins encoded together in one Miscanthus floridulus cultivar M001 chromosome 16, ASM1932011v1, whole genome shotgun sequence window:
- the LOC136511624 gene encoding putative disease resistance protein RGA3 isoform X4 codes for MTSGMEAALASGVLKVAGDKLVSLLATEFAAITGVKRDLSELQDIHAEITSWLSAARDRAIQSEPQTWVVKLKDVAYDIDDILQEVQLEAEKQKMERDDDKNGIAGCFCAKPKTFAFRYKMAHKIKAIKVRFAAIVKQRSDVNTLFPRDEHVGTGYRTVGEMSWLSKVPESKIPLRDHEKDEIISKLVECNAGENSMIVSIVGLGGSGKTTLAKHICHDVKIKEHFGDEIFWVHVSQEFDVQKLIGKLFQTIVGDNSDRHPPQHMVQKISEKLSNKKFLLILDDAWHEDRHDWEQFMVQLKCGAPETRIMLTTRDWKVAETVGSGYIFELAFLSESESWNLFLMGSGWAEQDLSSDDVQVGKEIIKGCGGVPLAIQTLGAVLRDKKQKSTWRAIRDNNLWNVQSINDRVFASLKLSYIHLADELKQCFTFCSIFPKGYGIQKDRLIAQWIAHGFINAMNGEQAEDIGRDYLDSLVKVRFLQKPYEIWDIDIYNMHDLIHDLTRQILKDELVTCVPIHTTEKFTHNRYLSLTSFPENVDKGLFDKVRALYISESKPSFDTTVKNSCCMRSVVLDYAIDTPLSLFILKFEYLGYLEIHNVSCTTVPEAISRCWNLQSLHFVDCKGFVTLPESVGKLRKLRTLELRWITDLESLPQSIGDFYVLQSLQLYDCSKLREIPSSLGRIGNLCVLDIEGCSSLQQLPSDIIGEFKNLRTLNLSWTKVTMLPQWVTSIDTLECIDLEGCKELRELPKGIANLKRLEVLNIGGCSKLCCLPSGLGQLTRLRKLGLFVVGCGADDARISELENLDMIGGGLEITNLKYLKNPSDAEKACLKRKSNIRHLELNWSLSDTEEELVSDMEHDWGVLNALEPPSQIESLEIFGYRGPCLPGWMRKQNDSSYSEGGIMQKQTIASHFLCLTWLRLKGFPNLRHMRGFVELPSLKNLVLDEMPNLEELWTTSNTGTKVLGTEILLSTQ; via the exons ATGACTAGTGGGATGGAGGCTGCTTTAGCATCTGGAGTGCTGAAGGTTGCAGGTGACAAGCTAGTTTCACTGTTAGCCACTGAGTTTGCTGCCATAACCGGTGTAAAAAGGGATCTCTCCGAGCTCCAGGATATACATGCAGAGATTACAAGCTGGCTGTCGGCAGCACGTGACAGAGCAATACAGAGTGAGCCACAGACCTGGGTGGTAAAATTGAAAGATGTGGCTTATGACATTGACGATATACTACAAGAAGTCCAGCTAGAAGCTGAGAAACAGAAGATGGAAAGAGATGATGACAAGAATGGTATAGCTGGCTGCTTCTGTGCAAAACCAAAGACATTTGCATTCCGATACAAGATGGCTCATAAGATCAAGGCAATCAAGGTGAGATTTGCTGCAATCGTCAAGCAAAGAAGTGATGTCAATACTTTATTTCCAAGGGATGAACATGTTGGTACTGGGTACAGGACAGTTGGAGAGATGTCCTGGTTGAGCAAGGTTCCAGAGTCCAAAATACCCCTTAGGGATCATGAAAAGGATGAAATCATATCTAAGCTTGTAGAATGTAATGCTGGAGAGAACAGCATGATAGTTTCTATCGTCGGATTAGGGGGGTCAGGCAAAACTACTTTGGCCAAACACATTTGCCATGACGTCAAGATAAAGGAGCACTTCGGAGATGAAATATTCTGGGTCCATGTGTCTCAAGAGTTTGATGTTCAGAAGCTCATCGGCAAGCTATTTCAAACAATCGTTGGAGATAATTCAGATCGTCATCCCCCGCAGCACATGGTCCAAAAAATCTCCGAGAAGTTGAGCAATAAGAAGTTTCTTCTTATCCTTGATGATGCCTGGCATGAGGACAGACATGACTGGGAACAGTTCATGGTGCAGCTAAAATGTGGCGCACCTGAAACAAGGATTATGTTAACCACTCGTGATTGGAAGGTTGCAGAAACTGTGGGATCAGGATATATATTTGAGTTGGCATTCTTATCAGAGTCTGAGAGTTGGAACTTATTCCTGATGGGTTCTGGGTGGGCAGAGCAAGATTTGAGCTCCGATGATGTACAAGTCGGAAAAGAGATTATCAAGGGATGTGGTGGGGTGCCGCTAGCAATTCAAACTCTTGGAGCAGTCCTTCGTGACAAGAAGCAAAAAAGTACGTGGAGGGCCATAAGAGATAATAATTTATGGAATGTTCAGAGTATAAATGACAGAGTGTTTGCATCCTTGAAGTTGAGCTATATTCACTTGGCAGATGAACTGAAGCAGTGTTTTACGTTTTGCTCCATATTCCCGAAGGGCTATGGAATCCAGAAAGATCGTTTGATTGCCCAATGGATAGCTCATGGATTCATCAATGCAATGAATGGAGAGCAAGCCGAAGATATCGGAAGAGACTACTTAGATTCTCTTGTAAAAGTCAGGTTTCTTCAGAAACCTTATGAGATCTGGGATATTGATATATACAACATGCATGATTTGATCCATGATCTCACTCGACAGATACTAAAGGATGAACTGGTAACTTGTGTACCAATTCATACAACAGAAAAATTTACTCATAATAGATATTTATCTTTGACTTCATTCCCTGAGAATGTTGACAAGGGATTATTTGACAAGGTCCGTGCTCTATATATCTCTGAAAGTAAGCCATCTTTTGATACCACAGTGAAGAATAGTTGTTGTATGCGCAGTGTTGTTTTGGACTATGCAATTGATACTCCGCTTTCACTATTCATATTAAAGTTTGAGTATCTTGGGTATCTTGAAATCCACAATGTTAGTTGTACAACAGTTCCAGAAGCTATCTCGAGGTGTTGGAACTTGCAGTCACTCCATTTTGTTGACTGCAAAGGTTTTGTGACATTACCTGAGTCTGTTGGAAAGCTTCGGAAGCTAAGGACTCTAGAGTTGCGTTGGATTACTGATCTTGAGAGTTTGCCTCAGTCCATTGGTGACTTTTATGTTCTTCAGTCCTTGCAACTATATGACTGCAGCAAGCTCCGAGAGATACCAAGCTCTTTAGGTAGAATTGGAAACCTATGTGTACTTGATATAGAGGGTTGTTCATCTCTGCAACAACTACCGTCAGACATCATTGGGGAGTTCAAAAACTTGCGAACTCTGAACCTTTCTTGGACCAAAGTTACCATGCTACCTCAATGGGTTACATCGATTGATACTCTAGAATGTATTGACCTTGAGGGATGCAAGGAGCTACGGGAGTTGCCTAAGGGCATAGCAAACTTGAAAAGGCTTGAAGTTTTGAACATAGGGGGTTGTAGTAAACTGTGCTGCTTACCATCAGGGTTGGGACAGCTGACCCGTTTAAGAAAGCTGGGATTGTTTGTTGTTGGGTGTGGTGCAGATGATGCGAGGATCTCAGAGCTAGAAAACCTTGATATGATAGGTGGTGGCTTGGAAATTACCAACCTTAAGTATTTGAAGAATCCAAGTGATGCAGAGAAGGCTTGCTTGAAGCGGAAGAGTAACATACGACACTTGGAGCTGAACTGGTCTTTAAGTGATACCGAAGAAGAGTTGGTATCAGATATGGAACATGATTGGGGTGTGCTGAACGCTCTTGAACCACCATCGCAAATTGAGAGCTTGGAAATCTTTGGTTACAGAGGCCCCTGCTTGCCAGGATGGATGAGGAAGCAAAATGATTCTTCATATAGTGAAGGTGGCATAATGCAGAAGCAAACTATTGCATCCCATTTTCTTTGTTTAACTTGGTTAAGGCTAAAAGGATTTCCAAACTTGAGGCATATGAGAGGATTTGTTGAGTTGCCTTCACTGAAGAACCTTGTGCTGGACGAAATGCCTAATTTAGAGGAGCTGTGGACTACATCAAAT ACAGGCACCAAAGTATTAGGCACAGAAATCCTTTTAAGCACTCAATGA
- the LOC136511624 gene encoding disease resistance protein RGA2-like isoform X1 — protein MTSGMEAALASGVLKVAGDKLVSLLATEFAAITGVKRDLSELQDIHAEITSWLSAARDRAIQSEPQTWVVKLKDVAYDIDDILQEVQLEAEKQKMERDDDKNGIAGCFCAKPKTFAFRYKMAHKIKAIKVRFAAIVKQRSDVNTLFPRDEHVGTGYRTVGEMSWLSKVPESKIPLRDHEKDEIISKLVECNAGENSMIVSIVGLGGSGKTTLAKHICHDVKIKEHFGDEIFWVHVSQEFDVQKLIGKLFQTIVGDNSDRHPPQHMVQKISEKLSNKKFLLILDDAWHEDRHDWEQFMVQLKCGAPETRIMLTTRDWKVAETVGSGYIFELAFLSESESWNLFLMGSGWAEQDLSSDDVQVGKEIIKGCGGVPLAIQTLGAVLRDKKQKSTWRAIRDNNLWNVQSINDRVFASLKLSYIHLADELKQCFTFCSIFPKGYGIQKDRLIAQWIAHGFINAMNGEQAEDIGRDYLDSLVKVRFLQKPYEIWDIDIYNMHDLIHDLTRQILKDELVTCVPIHTTEKFTHNRYLSLTSFPENVDKGLFDKVRALYISESKPSFDTTVKNSCCMRSVVLDYAIDTPLSLFILKFEYLGYLEIHNVSCTTVPEAISRCWNLQSLHFVDCKGFVTLPESVGKLRKLRTLELRWITDLESLPQSIGDFYVLQSLQLYDCSKLREIPSSLGRIGNLCVLDIEGCSSLQQLPSDIIGEFKNLRTLNLSWTKVTMLPQWVTSIDTLECIDLEGCKELRELPKGIANLKRLEVLNIGGCSKLCCLPSGLGQLTRLRKLGLFVVGCGADDARISELENLDMIGGGLEITNLKYLKNPSDAEKACLKRKSNIRHLELNWSLSDTEEELVSDMEHDWGVLNALEPPSQIESLEIFGYRGPCLPGWMRKQNDSSYSEGGIMQKQTIASHFLCLTWLRLKGFPNLRHMRGFVELPSLKNLVLDEMPNLEELWTTSNVSPYFPPSLDHMSLYIKCELLSTGRFSLRYLPQSRPCLDHSKIFGRMHGALNVGKKNN, from the coding sequence ATGACTAGTGGGATGGAGGCTGCTTTAGCATCTGGAGTGCTGAAGGTTGCAGGTGACAAGCTAGTTTCACTGTTAGCCACTGAGTTTGCTGCCATAACCGGTGTAAAAAGGGATCTCTCCGAGCTCCAGGATATACATGCAGAGATTACAAGCTGGCTGTCGGCAGCACGTGACAGAGCAATACAGAGTGAGCCACAGACCTGGGTGGTAAAATTGAAAGATGTGGCTTATGACATTGACGATATACTACAAGAAGTCCAGCTAGAAGCTGAGAAACAGAAGATGGAAAGAGATGATGACAAGAATGGTATAGCTGGCTGCTTCTGTGCAAAACCAAAGACATTTGCATTCCGATACAAGATGGCTCATAAGATCAAGGCAATCAAGGTGAGATTTGCTGCAATCGTCAAGCAAAGAAGTGATGTCAATACTTTATTTCCAAGGGATGAACATGTTGGTACTGGGTACAGGACAGTTGGAGAGATGTCCTGGTTGAGCAAGGTTCCAGAGTCCAAAATACCCCTTAGGGATCATGAAAAGGATGAAATCATATCTAAGCTTGTAGAATGTAATGCTGGAGAGAACAGCATGATAGTTTCTATCGTCGGATTAGGGGGGTCAGGCAAAACTACTTTGGCCAAACACATTTGCCATGACGTCAAGATAAAGGAGCACTTCGGAGATGAAATATTCTGGGTCCATGTGTCTCAAGAGTTTGATGTTCAGAAGCTCATCGGCAAGCTATTTCAAACAATCGTTGGAGATAATTCAGATCGTCATCCCCCGCAGCACATGGTCCAAAAAATCTCCGAGAAGTTGAGCAATAAGAAGTTTCTTCTTATCCTTGATGATGCCTGGCATGAGGACAGACATGACTGGGAACAGTTCATGGTGCAGCTAAAATGTGGCGCACCTGAAACAAGGATTATGTTAACCACTCGTGATTGGAAGGTTGCAGAAACTGTGGGATCAGGATATATATTTGAGTTGGCATTCTTATCAGAGTCTGAGAGTTGGAACTTATTCCTGATGGGTTCTGGGTGGGCAGAGCAAGATTTGAGCTCCGATGATGTACAAGTCGGAAAAGAGATTATCAAGGGATGTGGTGGGGTGCCGCTAGCAATTCAAACTCTTGGAGCAGTCCTTCGTGACAAGAAGCAAAAAAGTACGTGGAGGGCCATAAGAGATAATAATTTATGGAATGTTCAGAGTATAAATGACAGAGTGTTTGCATCCTTGAAGTTGAGCTATATTCACTTGGCAGATGAACTGAAGCAGTGTTTTACGTTTTGCTCCATATTCCCGAAGGGCTATGGAATCCAGAAAGATCGTTTGATTGCCCAATGGATAGCTCATGGATTCATCAATGCAATGAATGGAGAGCAAGCCGAAGATATCGGAAGAGACTACTTAGATTCTCTTGTAAAAGTCAGGTTTCTTCAGAAACCTTATGAGATCTGGGATATTGATATATACAACATGCATGATTTGATCCATGATCTCACTCGACAGATACTAAAGGATGAACTGGTAACTTGTGTACCAATTCATACAACAGAAAAATTTACTCATAATAGATATTTATCTTTGACTTCATTCCCTGAGAATGTTGACAAGGGATTATTTGACAAGGTCCGTGCTCTATATATCTCTGAAAGTAAGCCATCTTTTGATACCACAGTGAAGAATAGTTGTTGTATGCGCAGTGTTGTTTTGGACTATGCAATTGATACTCCGCTTTCACTATTCATATTAAAGTTTGAGTATCTTGGGTATCTTGAAATCCACAATGTTAGTTGTACAACAGTTCCAGAAGCTATCTCGAGGTGTTGGAACTTGCAGTCACTCCATTTTGTTGACTGCAAAGGTTTTGTGACATTACCTGAGTCTGTTGGAAAGCTTCGGAAGCTAAGGACTCTAGAGTTGCGTTGGATTACTGATCTTGAGAGTTTGCCTCAGTCCATTGGTGACTTTTATGTTCTTCAGTCCTTGCAACTATATGACTGCAGCAAGCTCCGAGAGATACCAAGCTCTTTAGGTAGAATTGGAAACCTATGTGTACTTGATATAGAGGGTTGTTCATCTCTGCAACAACTACCGTCAGACATCATTGGGGAGTTCAAAAACTTGCGAACTCTGAACCTTTCTTGGACCAAAGTTACCATGCTACCTCAATGGGTTACATCGATTGATACTCTAGAATGTATTGACCTTGAGGGATGCAAGGAGCTACGGGAGTTGCCTAAGGGCATAGCAAACTTGAAAAGGCTTGAAGTTTTGAACATAGGGGGTTGTAGTAAACTGTGCTGCTTACCATCAGGGTTGGGACAGCTGACCCGTTTAAGAAAGCTGGGATTGTTTGTTGTTGGGTGTGGTGCAGATGATGCGAGGATCTCAGAGCTAGAAAACCTTGATATGATAGGTGGTGGCTTGGAAATTACCAACCTTAAGTATTTGAAGAATCCAAGTGATGCAGAGAAGGCTTGCTTGAAGCGGAAGAGTAACATACGACACTTGGAGCTGAACTGGTCTTTAAGTGATACCGAAGAAGAGTTGGTATCAGATATGGAACATGATTGGGGTGTGCTGAACGCTCTTGAACCACCATCGCAAATTGAGAGCTTGGAAATCTTTGGTTACAGAGGCCCCTGCTTGCCAGGATGGATGAGGAAGCAAAATGATTCTTCATATAGTGAAGGTGGCATAATGCAGAAGCAAACTATTGCATCCCATTTTCTTTGTTTAACTTGGTTAAGGCTAAAAGGATTTCCAAACTTGAGGCATATGAGAGGATTTGTTGAGTTGCCTTCACTGAAGAACCTTGTGCTGGACGAAATGCCTAATTTAGAGGAGCTGTGGACTACATCAAATGTGAGCCCCTACTTTCCGCCATCGTTGGACCATATGTCTTTATACATCAAATGTGAGCTGCTATCCACAGGAAGATTCTCCCTTCGATACTTGCCCCAatccaggccttgtttagatcactccaaaatttttggacgcatgcatggagcattaaatgtaggtaaaaaaaataactaa